The segment TAGGCCAGGAGTAATAGAAACTTCAAAATCAAACACTGATTGGCTTCTGAAAGAAATTTCTATTATTTTTGCCAGCATAAAGCCAAGTACAAGTCCTCCCACTCCTCCAAGAAGACCGACAATACCAGATTCAATTAAAAAAATCATAGTGATTACTTTGTTTTTTGCTCCAATCGCCTTCATTATCCCTATTTCTCTAGTCCTCTCATAAACAGCGGTATACATTGTATTCATTATCCCTATTCCCCCTACAAGAAGAGCAATGCTTGCAAAAGAAAAAACTGCAACTTGAATTAAACTCATTATATTCCCAACCATATCAGACGCTTTTTCACTTGTAATAACGGAAAAAGAAGTTTCTTCCCCTTTTCTTTTTTTTCTTGTTTCTTCAAGATTTAATTTAATATTTTCAGCAACATCATCAACAGGATATTCCAAAGATGCTCTGACAATAGCAACTTGAGCCCCTTCTCTTTTTCCTGTTACAATTTTAAAATCATCACTGTCAAGATGAATCATGGAATCATCATCTCTGTTTCCCAAAGACCTTAAAAATCCGGTAACCTCAAAAGGTTTACCCTTTATATTAATTCTATCCCCTATTTCCATTTCCGGAAAAATATCTCTATGGACAAAACTGCCGACAATAACCTCTCTTCTTCCGGGAATAGGCCATCTTCCATCTGTTAAATCCCATCCCATATCTTCCCTGTAAAGAGGAATAGCTTCGTTAAAAGGAGTCCCCGTTAAAAGAATAGTTTTACTTTCGTCTCTATGCCTTACGATTTCACCTCCCCAAAGATAAGGAATAACAACATCAACTCCCTGCGATCTTTTTATGGCATTCAAGTCATTATCCGTTAAATCCATCTCCCCTATAAAAGTTTTCATTATATCGCTTACATCTCCCGGAAAAACCATTATAAGTTCTGATCCCATCATCCTTAATTGCTTCATTATTGCCTCTTCTACTCCAGTACTCAAAGAAAGAAGAGAAACAACCAAAAAAATACCTATGACAATTCCAAGTATCGTCAGCCAGCTCCTTAGTTGGCGCGTCCTTAAATTTCTAATAGCGATTTTAAAATACTCTTTTATCATTTTTTATTTGATTCTTTTGTTATTTCCCCGTCTTTAATTCTGATAATATGTTCTCCATGGCGAGCTATTTCCGGATCGTGAGTAATAACTACAATTGTCTTTTTTTCTCTTTTATTCAAATGATCTAGAATTTCCATTATTTTTTCTCCTGTCTTAGAATCAACGTTTCCTGTCGGCTCATCGGCTAAAATTAAGTCCGGATCATTAGCAAGGGCTCTTGCTATCGCAACTCTCTGCATTTCTCCTCCTGACATTTCGTTTGGTTTGCGATGAAGTTTTTTTTCAAGCCCTAAAGAAGAAAGAAGCTCTTTTGCTCTTTCTGTTCTTTCTTTTTCTGAAAATCCGTTAAAAAGCATGGGCAAGGTTACATTTTCAAAAGCAGTAAGATTCATAAGTAGATTGAACTGCTGAAAAACAAATCCTATTTTTTCCCCCCTTATTTCTGCAAGCTTGTCTTGAGAAAAATCGGAAATATTTTCTCCTTTTAAGAAAACATTGCCCCTTGAAGGAAGATCCAAGCAGCCGACAATATGTAAAAGGGTTGATTTACCCGAACCGCTTGATCCCACAATGGTAATAAATTCTCCTGATTTAATCTCCAAATTTGCATCCTTAAGAGCGACAAATTCTACTTTGCCCGGTTTATAAATCTTCCAAACGTTTTCCAATCTGATTAAAGAGTCCATATTATTTTACTAAAACCTTTTCCCCTTCCTTTAGGCCAGAAATTATTTCTATTATTCTTCCATCTCCCCTTGATCCAACCTCAACTTCCCTTTCTTCGGTTGATTTTTTCCCGCTTAAAACTTTTACAAAAACTTTTCCGTCCATTTTTTGAAGGGAAGCTTCCGGGATAATAAGGACGTTTTCTTTTTCAAGAGTATTTATTATTATATCGGAAGTCATTCCAGGCATTGCTTTTTCCGGAAGATTCTCAACATCAATCCATATTCTATAATAAACCACTCCGTCTATAATCCTGCTTGAAGGTTCAATTGAAACCACTCTTCCTTCAAATTTTAAATTAGGAAAAGCAACAAGCTCCACGCTTGCAGTATCATAAAGGTCTATCCTTGATATTTCTCCTTCATATATGTTGGCTTCTACCTGAAAATTGTTTTCTCCCAAAAAAGAGAAAAGCGATTCTCCGGGCTGTATAATTTCTCCTTTTTTCTTTTTAACATCGGTAATTATTCCGTCGCTAAAAGCTCTTATTGAAGAATCCTCAATATATTTTTGAACCAGATTGACTTCCGATTCCATTTGCTTTACTCTTGACTCTAAAATCTTAATATCTTCGTCCCTTGCCCCTTTAAGCGCAAGATTAAGCTGGCTTTCGGACTGTTTTAAGTTTCCTTCAGAGAGAACAAG is part of the Candidatus Paceibacterota bacterium genome and harbors:
- a CDS encoding ABC transporter permease, with the translated sequence MIKEYFKIAIRNLRTRQLRSWLTILGIVIGIFLVVSLLSLSTGVEEAIMKQLRMMGSELIMVFPGDVSDIMKTFIGEMDLTDNDLNAIKRSQGVDVVIPYLWGGEIVRHRDESKTILLTGTPFNEAIPLYREDMGWDLTDGRWPIPGRREVIVGSFVHRDIFPEMEIGDRINIKGKPFEVTGFLRSLGNRDDDSMIHLDSDDFKIVTGKREGAQVAIVRASLEYPVDDVAENIKLNLEETRKKRKGEETSFSVITSEKASDMVGNIMSLIQVAVFSFASIALLVGGIGIMNTMYTAVYERTREIGIMKAIGAKNKVITMIFLIESGIVGLLGGVGGLVLGFMLAKIIEISFRSQSVFDFEVSITPGLILLGLGFSFVIGCVAGALPAYRASKLEPVDALRYE
- a CDS encoding ABC transporter ATP-binding protein; protein product: MDSLIRLENVWKIYKPGKVEFVALKDANLEIKSGEFITIVGSSGSGKSTLLHIVGCLDLPSRGNVFLKGENISDFSQDKLAEIRGEKIGFVFQQFNLLMNLTAFENVTLPMLFNGFSEKERTERAKELLSSLGLEKKLHRKPNEMSGGEMQRVAIARALANDPDLILADEPTGNVDSKTGEKIMEILDHLNKREKKTIVVITHDPEIARHGEHIIRIKDGEITKESNKK